The Triticum aestivum cultivar Chinese Spring chromosome 7B, IWGSC CS RefSeq v2.1, whole genome shotgun sequence genome window below encodes:
- the LOC123157122 gene encoding RNA polymerase sigma factor sigA, giving the protein MTATPALIGLSAGNRLLSTSFGPPNDLLSDKVNCHMSSAAGDAHGSSSLQFAPPAASKLTVAAHRLKLSPHGRAQVMRALRQSAPALAPQPPPLLPADEFSLDAIILLQRSMLEKQWQLPFEEEEDDDGGGDGHHVEAIGSAEDDDGKGRSSSVVVARSGVSARQRRMSGRRRGRSKKGSGAVHLIISPELLQSRNRIYLRGTVSKELLTHKQVVHLSKKIKDGIWLQQQRSKLKEKLGNEPSYKQMAQSLRISTPELRSRMRESFLAREVLTMSNIRLVISIAQKYDKLGVELSDLIQGGLIGLLRGIEKFDASRGFRISTYVYWWIRQGVSRALADNSKTFRLPTYLHERLIAIRGAKYALEDQGVSPTTQNIAKLLNISEKKVHNAAEAVNKALSLDQQAFPSLNGLPGDTLHSYIEDQNVANDPWHGFEEWYLKEEVNKLLNSNLTERERDIIQLYHGIGKQCHTWEDISRQFGLSRERVRQLGLIAMEKLKHAARQKKLDALLQDY; this is encoded by the exons ATGACGGCGACGCCTGCCTTGATCGGGCTGAGCGCAGGCAACCGCCTTCTCAGCACGTCCTTCGGGCCGCCCAACGACCTGCTCTCCGACAAGGTCAACTGCCACATGAGCAGCGCGGCGGGAGACGCCCACGGCTCCTCCTCGCTGCAGTTCGCGCCACCGGCCGCGTCCAAGCTCACCGTCGCCGCGCACAGGCTCAAGCTCTCCCCACATGGCCGCGCGCAGGTCATGCGGGCCCTCAGGCAGAGCGCGCCTGCGCTCGCGCCGCAGCCTCCTCCGTTGTTGCCCGCCGACGAGTTCTCCCTCGATGCCATTATCCTACTGCAGAGGTCCATGCTCGAGAAGCAGTGGCAACTCCccttcgaggaggaggaggacgacgacggcggcggcgatggccaCCATGTGGAGGCCATTGGTTCGGCCGAGGACGATGACGGCAAGGGCAGGAGCAGCTCCGTCGTCGTGGCGCGCTCCGGCGTCTCGGcgaggcagcggcggatgagcggCCGGAGGCGTGGGAGGTCCAAGAAAGGCAGCGGCGCCGTGCACCTGATCATCAGCCCCGAGCTGCTGCAGAGCAGAAACCGCATCTACCTTCGCGGTACCGTCAGCAAGGAGCTCCTCACGCACAAGCAGGTTGTCCAcctctccaagaagatcaaggacgGGATATGGCTGCAGCAGCAAAGATCAAA GCTGAAAGAAAAACTGGGGAATGAGCCGTCGTACAAGCAGATGGCGCAATCACTTCGGATATCGACGCCGGAGCTAAGGTCAAGAATGCGCGAGTCGTTCCTCGCGAGGGAGGTGCTAACAATGAGCAACATCCGTTTGGTCATATCCATCGCCCAGAAGTATGACAAGCTGGGGGTTGAGCTGTCCGACCTGATTCAG GGTGGTCTCATAGGGCTACTCCGCGGGATCGAAAAGTTCGATGCATCCAGGGGCTTCAGAATTTCCACTTATGTATACTGGTGGATTCGTCAG GGTGTTTCAAGAGCACTGGCCGACAACTCGAAAACATTCAGGCTCCCTACTTACCTGCATGAGAGGCTGATTGCGATTCGTGGCGCAAAGTACGCATTGGAGGACCAAGGGGTTTCTCCGACAACGCAA AACATCGCAAAGTTGCTCAATATATCGGAGAAGAAAGTGCACAATGCTGCAGAG GCTGTCAATAAGGCTCTTTCGTTGGATCAACAGGCATTCCCCTCCTTAAATGGCCTACCCGGAGATACACTCCACAGC TATATAGAGGATCAAAATGTTGCGAATGACCCATGGCATGGATTTGAGGAGTGGTACCTAAAG GAGGAAGTCAACAAACTTCTAAACTCAAATCTCACTGAACGTGAGAGGGACATTATTCAGTTATACCATGGTATAGGGAAACAATGCCATACATGGGAGGATATTAGCAGACA GTTCGGGTTATCCAGGGAGAGGGTGAGACAACTAGGGCTTATCGCAATGGAGAAGCTGAAGCACGCCGCGAGGCAGAAAAAGCTGGATGCGTTGCTCCAGGATTACTGA